The nucleotide window TGGTTGGTTTTTGCCCGATGGCCACTAATTCCAGCATGTAACGCGACGCGACTCGCGACCGGATAACCCTCTCGTCTAAGGGGTTGAACTTTGACACCACACCCTCTATCTCAATACCCACCATCCCAGCTTATGCAAGTAACAGAGGCAATATGAGTTCATGTTCGGATGAATTgctcgaagatgatggccacCTTGACCTCAAGCAAGAACTCTTGTTCACCTTGGACACCATCCAATCTTCCGGATCCTTCTTAGCCGGGAAAGCTTCGCTGGgccttgccttgcctggCCTGGACATTCCAGGCGTGGGCAACATTCGACTTCCCATCTCAGCCGATGATGCAAAAGCCATCGTCCAGTGTTGTGATCGCAGTCCCTACGGGAAAGGTTCCGAAACCCTGGTCGACGAATCCGTCCGCAAAACATGGCAGCTCGACCCTGGCCAGTTCTCCCTTCAAAGTCCCCACTGGCAACAGCAAATCGGTATTCTGGTGAATGACGCCGTCACCGGCCTGGGCCTGACCGCTCAATCGGAGGAGGTCAAGGCGGAGTTATACAAGCTACTGATTTACGAAGAAGGCGCATTCTTCCTCCCACACCAAGATTCTGAGAAGGCCGATGGCATGTTTGCTACATTAGTAGTATACCTTCCCTCGAAGCACGAAGGCGGAGATCTCATTGTATCCCACCGAGGTACCAGGCTCGAATGGCGAAGTGCGCCATCCTCAGAGTTTAGCTTTTCCTGGGCTGCTTGGTATGCGGATGTTATCCATGAGGTGAAGCCGGTCATCTCTGGATATAGAGTGGCTCTGGTGTACAATCTGATCCATCGCCCGTCGCTTGGGGCTAGGATGCCCGTTGTCCAGACAGACAAACTGGCCATTCTCTTAGGATACTGGGCTTGTCGCATTGACGAAAAGATTCACCCCGACAACCCAGCTTGGGATCGTTATGTCGATGACTGCTGCCCGCCAGCACTCGTCTACGCTTTCGAGCACCAGTATACTAGTGCGGAGCTCAGCTTTCATCGACTGAAAGGAGTCGACCAAGCTCGTTTTGCACAACTGCAAAATGCGTGCCAGAGGCTTAAGTTCGACATATACTTAGCCAATATTGAGAAAACCCAAACTGGCGCAGCTGAGGGACCATACGATAGCTGTCATCGGAAGCCTTACTATGAGATAGACGTGACTGAGACCAATCTAGAGTTCTTAAAGGTAGTGGATGCGCTCGGAACTGTTGTCGCAGAGCATCTCCCATTCCACGAGGATTTGCTTATCCAAGACGGGTTCTTTTCGAATCGAGACCCGAATGATGAAGAATACCAAGGCTTTACAGGAAATGCGGGTGCCCAGGCCACCCATTTCTATCGAGCGACAGTAAGTCAAGCTTTCGGTTCCCACATTTGATGTATTCTGTGTATGTTCGATCCTCATAAAGTCATAGGGCGCCATAATCGTCCCAAAGGCTTTTCGCTTTTCTTTCATACTTCACCGGTTGAAGAACTCCACAGATAATGGTGAAGAAATTCTAGATGAGTGCCACCGTTCCGTCTTAGAATGTCTTGATGAAGGTTTTACGGAGTGGGATCTGGTCCAGGCCTGCAAAATGACCTTACAAAAAAAGTGGCTGCCATCCGAGATGATTGACAAGGTCATGCAGATAGCCATTGACGTTGATGACGTGGCTCTATTTTGCCAAGCCGTTGAATCTCTTCACGGCACTGTTTCGCCCTCTCAGATTACTAACATCGCGAATGTCATGGCGAAACATGGACTCGAAGCTGT belongs to Aspergillus luchuensis IFO 4308 DNA, chromosome 3, nearly complete sequence and includes:
- a CDS encoding 2OG-Fe(II) oxygenase (COG:S;~EggNog:ENOG410PMJ2;~InterPro:IPR005123;~PFAM:PF13640;~go_function: GO:0016491 - oxidoreductase activity [Evidence IEA];~go_process: GO:0055114 - oxidation-reduction process [Evidence IEA]); translated protein: MSSCSDELLEDDGHLDLKQELLFTLDTIQSSGSFLAGKASLGLALPGLDIPGVGNIRLPISADDAKAIVQCCDRSPYGKGSETLVDESVRKTWQLDPGQFSLQSPHWQQQIGILVNDAVTGLGLTAQSEEVKAELYKLLIYEEGAFFLPHQDSEKADGMFATLVVYLPSKHEGGDLIVSHRGTRLEWRSAPSSEFSFSWAAWYADVIHEVKPVISGYRVALVYNLIHRPSLGARMPVVQTDKLAILLGYWACRIDEKIHPDNPAWDRYVDDCCPPALVYAFEHQYTSAELSFHRLKGVDQARFAQLQNACQRLKFDIYLANIEKTQTGAAEGPYDSCHRKPYYEIDVTETNLEFLKVVDALGTVVAEHLPFHEDLLIQDGFFSNRDPNDEEYQGFTGNAGAQATHFYRATGAIIVPKAFRFSFILHRLKNSTDNGEEILDECHRSVLECLDEGFTEWDLVQACKMTLQKKWLPSEMIDKVMQIAIDVDDVALFCQAVESLHGTVSPSQITNIANVMAKHGLEAVREAVEHVFQVQHRSPMIHNLISERYAWLDSLVREYIEICEEQDREVSPDVLDWDITTASKLISIHPRDTARGGHELAMLLTTLPREKLFARIHPFLETKIENSAFLASFFVSAYEYSRTDDLDLKGAVDTMIKYLFPPFARAFHIVHEHTFAYSRKHTLTFSVKPDTVVKVLRIGSINDIDTTVLFDTLTEFALNLRGNDMGRVFSDFLLPVAKGVCDNVITSRSPSTTKQRRFFKHFLNKYVVDYVQSPPLVPPDYKIKTHIDCRCLICSKLKLGNFIEDPAQKATDVFMANSDKKHFDRYLDDAYFTKTLIGPPRSGMLRIGKTDALMAVSHFYAWNKRAVEAKSQLEQLNLYSSLKELLGNSYYSLMNHPNLTLPDGHPAVIPVEALDGYPVLGSVVPSKRRQEW